From the Candidatus Binatia bacterium genome, one window contains:
- the cmk gene encoding (d)CMP kinase, whose translation MRRKKPVVTIDGPAGAGKSTVSRALAERLGFTYLDTGALYRTVALRVLDEPELALALTDDGPACGDAERLGALTRSLEIRFADAGTRVFLGGREITTEIRTPEISQAASRVSAVPAVRTGLLDLQRRLAEEGGVVAEGRDVGTVVFPDAEVKFYLTADLACRAKRRADELAARGAEVDLAATQREIEERDARDAGRDVAPLRCPEGAVEVDSGPLTADEVVERMIEVVRSREGS comes from the coding sequence ATGAGGCGAAAAAAACCGGTGGTGACGATCGACGGCCCCGCGGGGGCCGGGAAGAGCACGGTCAGCCGGGCCCTGGCCGAGCGGTTGGGCTTCACCTACCTCGACACGGGGGCCCTGTACCGGACGGTGGCTCTTCGCGTCCTCGACGAGCCCGAGCTCGCCCTGGCACTCACTGACGATGGACCGGCTTGCGGCGACGCAGAGCGCCTCGGCGCCCTGACGCGATCCCTCGAGATCCGCTTCGCAGACGCGGGAACCCGGGTCTTCCTGGGGGGGCGAGAGATCACGACCGAGATCCGGACTCCGGAAATCAGTCAGGCGGCATCTAGGGTTTCCGCGGTTCCTGCCGTCAGGACGGGCCTGCTGGATCTCCAGCGCCGCTTGGCCGAGGAGGGCGGCGTGGTGGCCGAGGGTCGGGATGTGGGGACGGTGGTTTTCCCTGATGCCGAGGTGAAGTTCTACCTCACCGCCGACCTTGCTTGTCGTGCGAAGCGCCGTGCGGACGAGCTCGCGGCCCGCGGCGCGGAGGTCGATTTGGCCGCTACGCAGCGCGAGATCGAGGAGCGAGACGCCCGGGATGCCGGCCGGGATGTCGCTCCGCTGCGCTGTCCGGAGGGCGCCGTGGAGGTCGACTCCGGGCCTCTGACCGCCGACGAAGTTGTCGAGCGGATGATCGAAGTCGTAAGGTCGCGGGAAGGCTCTTGA
- the hisC gene encoding histidinol-phosphate transaminase, with translation MPYVPGKPAAEIEREFGLARVIKLASNENPLGPSPRATEAMQRALSELNRYPDGDGTDLRAELARRFGVTPKRILLGNGSNEILTLLGRVLLKPGDEAVMSDGAFIVYPLATQANGATRVSVPTTDFGHDLEAMADAIGPDTRVVFLANPNNPTGTMFRRAAWEKFIARVPDNVVVVCDNAYAEYVLDPEYPDAIAQPDRHPGLVALRTFSKIYGLAGLRVGYGVGPEWLVDLVDRIRDPFNVNHLAQAGALAALDDVEHVRACREMNRDGMRFLERVCRALGIGFVPSHGNFVLVEIGDAGNAFEALLRAGVIVRPVGGYGFPGHVRVSIGMPEENTVFAQALAALLGRSDAGVASLVQSPSGSEADR, from the coding sequence ATGCCGTACGTGCCCGGGAAGCCTGCCGCCGAGATCGAGCGGGAGTTCGGGCTCGCGCGCGTCATCAAGCTCGCATCGAACGAGAATCCGCTGGGGCCATCGCCCCGCGCGACCGAGGCGATGCAGCGCGCTCTCTCGGAACTCAACCGGTACCCGGATGGGGACGGGACGGATCTGCGGGCCGAATTGGCTCGGCGTTTCGGCGTCACGCCGAAGCGGATCCTGCTCGGCAACGGTTCGAACGAGATCTTGACTCTTCTCGGCCGTGTTCTGCTGAAGCCCGGCGACGAAGCCGTCATGTCGGACGGCGCATTCATCGTCTACCCGCTCGCGACGCAGGCCAATGGAGCGACGCGCGTCTCCGTGCCGACCACCGACTTCGGCCACGACCTCGAGGCCATGGCTGACGCGATCGGACCCGATACCCGTGTCGTGTTCCTCGCAAACCCGAACAATCCGACGGGTACGATGTTCCGGCGCGCAGCCTGGGAGAAGTTCATCGCCCGCGTTCCGGACAACGTCGTAGTGGTCTGCGACAATGCCTACGCCGAGTACGTCCTCGACCCCGAGTACCCCGACGCGATCGCGCAACCGGATCGTCATCCGGGACTCGTGGCGCTGCGTACGTTCTCGAAGATCTACGGCCTCGCGGGCCTGCGCGTGGGCTACGGGGTGGGCCCAGAGTGGTTGGTCGACCTCGTCGATCGTATCCGGGACCCGTTCAACGTGAACCATCTGGCCCAGGCGGGCGCTCTCGCCGCGCTCGACGACGTGGAGCATGTTCGGGCGTGTCGCGAGATGAACCGGGACGGCATGCGCTTCCTCGAGCGTGTCTGTCGGGCCCTCGGAATCGGCTTCGTGCCGAGCCACGGCAACTTCGTTCTCGTCGAGATCGGGGATGCGGGGAACGCGTTCGAGGCGCTTCTGCGGGCCGGCGTGATCGTGCGCCCCGTCGGGGGATACGGTTTCCCGGGTCACGTACGCGTGAGCATCGGTATGCCCGAGGAGAACACCGTCTTCGCCCAAGCGCTCGCGGCGCTACTCGGGCGGAGCGACGCGGGCGTCGCGAGTCTCGTACAGTCCCCATCCGGTTCGGAGGCGGATCGGTGA
- the aroA gene encoding 3-phosphoshikimate 1-carboxyvinyltransferase: MKRVRRLGIVGVGLLGGSLGLVAKREGLAGEVVALGRTQANLDVALKRGCVDRAGVTPDVLAGADLVVLATPIGMLASSAAAVAPHLADGAIVTDVGSSKASVVEDCTAALAGRARFVGSHPIAGMETSGAGAALADLFSGARCVLTPIESTDPEALAEVRALWIAAGMDVDEMSPDDHDRVLALTSHLPHVAAWALARAVAAMRGGEIDPLRFAGPSLRDMTRIAGASPEMWRDILVANADSVLAQIDLFRGRVDDLAAAIEKRDDQQIEAFLREAADLRTSLQAEAAPAPAPAPDDAEVVLAAGPLRGRVDLPGDKSIGHRALILGAVAEGITQISGLSSGEDNASTREVLASLGVESCREGDRVWIDGRGFEGLQAPTAPLSCGNSGTTIRMMCGVLAGRPFEATLDGDESLRKRPMDRVIEPLAALGAEFAGTNRRAPITVRGGSLRPGRFELPVASAQVKTALLLAGLQADGETIVAEPGASRDHTERLLPVFGVSVRRPDARTVCVSGPARLTAAKVAIPADPSAAAFWLVAGSIVRGSRLELRGVSMNPTRTGALDVLLSMGARIDVIERDPVGEEPVADLVVEAAPLRATEVSGETMLRAIDEFPALAVAAAVAEGSTRFADGAELRVKESDRIAAMTQGLSRLGVQVQEAADGLVVHGGSGIGGGEVETHRDHRIAMAFAVAGLVARGPVRIRQADIMAVSDPGFLRTLRRLQESES, from the coding sequence GTGAAGCGGGTACGACGCCTGGGGATCGTCGGGGTCGGACTCCTCGGGGGGTCGCTTGGGCTCGTGGCAAAGCGCGAGGGTTTGGCGGGTGAGGTGGTTGCGCTCGGACGAACGCAGGCGAACCTCGATGTCGCGCTGAAGCGTGGCTGCGTCGATCGGGCGGGCGTGACGCCGGATGTCCTCGCCGGCGCCGACCTCGTCGTCCTCGCCACGCCCATCGGGATGTTGGCCTCCTCGGCTGCCGCGGTTGCGCCGCATCTGGCGGACGGTGCCATCGTCACCGACGTCGGGAGTTCGAAGGCGAGTGTCGTCGAAGACTGTACGGCTGCTCTGGCGGGCCGCGCGCGGTTCGTCGGAAGTCACCCGATCGCCGGGATGGAGACCTCGGGCGCCGGCGCTGCGCTGGCCGATCTCTTCTCCGGGGCGCGCTGCGTGCTGACGCCCATCGAGAGCACGGATCCCGAGGCGCTCGCCGAGGTGCGCGCGCTGTGGATCGCCGCCGGCATGGACGTCGACGAGATGTCCCCGGACGATCACGACCGCGTTCTGGCGCTCACCAGCCATCTGCCGCACGTCGCCGCTTGGGCTCTCGCGCGGGCCGTGGCGGCGATGCGGGGCGGGGAGATCGACCCGCTGCGCTTCGCGGGACCTTCGCTGCGGGACATGACCCGGATCGCAGGCGCTTCGCCGGAGATGTGGCGGGACATTCTGGTCGCCAATGCGGATTCCGTGTTGGCGCAGATCGACCTCTTCCGTGGCCGCGTCGACGACCTCGCCGCTGCGATCGAGAAGCGAGACGACCAGCAGATCGAGGCGTTTCTTCGCGAAGCCGCGGATCTGCGGACCTCGCTGCAGGCCGAGGCGGCGCCCGCGCCCGCGCCCGCGCCGGACGACGCCGAGGTGGTGCTCGCGGCGGGACCGCTCCGGGGGCGGGTGGATCTCCCCGGCGACAAGTCGATCGGGCATCGTGCGTTGATTCTCGGAGCGGTGGCCGAAGGCATCACGCAGATCTCTGGTTTGTCCTCGGGGGAAGACAACGCATCCACGCGCGAGGTTCTCGCGTCCCTCGGCGTCGAGAGCTGTCGAGAGGGCGACCGCGTCTGGATCGACGGGCGCGGCTTCGAGGGCCTGCAGGCGCCGACCGCGCCGCTGTCCTGTGGGAACTCGGGCACGACGATCCGGATGATGTGCGGCGTCCTCGCTGGGCGCCCGTTCGAGGCGACGCTCGACGGCGACGAGTCGTTGCGCAAACGGCCGATGGACCGGGTGATCGAACCGCTCGCCGCGCTGGGAGCCGAGTTCGCCGGGACCAATCGCCGGGCGCCGATCACGGTTCGCGGAGGGAGCCTGCGCCCCGGACGTTTTGAGCTGCCCGTCGCGAGCGCGCAGGTGAAGACGGCGCTCTTGCTCGCCGGTCTGCAGGCGGACGGCGAGACTATCGTCGCCGAGCCCGGGGCATCGCGCGATCACACCGAGCGGCTCCTGCCAGTCTTTGGCGTGTCGGTCCGCCGTCCGGACGCGCGGACGGTCTGCGTGTCGGGCCCCGCACGGCTCACGGCCGCGAAGGTCGCCATCCCGGCGGATCCGAGTGCCGCGGCGTTCTGGCTGGTTGCCGGCTCGATCGTGCGGGGTTCTCGACTGGAGCTGCGGGGAGTCTCGATGAACCCGACCCGGACGGGCGCGCTCGACGTCCTCCTGTCGATGGGCGCCCGGATCGATGTGATCGAGCGAGATCCCGTGGGCGAAGAGCCCGTCGCGGACCTCGTAGTCGAGGCTGCCCCCCTGCGCGCCACCGAGGTTTCCGGGGAGACCATGCTGCGCGCCATCGACGAGTTCCCGGCGTTGGCCGTGGCTGCGGCAGTCGCCGAGGGATCTACGCGCTTTGCGGACGGCGCCGAGCTTCGCGTGAAGGAAAGCGACCGAATCGCAGCAATGACGCAGGGGCTGAGCCGGCTCGGAGTCCAGGTCCAGGAGGCCGCCGACGGCCTGGTGGTCCACGGGGGATCCGGCATCGGTGGGGGCGAGGTCGAGACCCACCGGGATCACCGGATCGCGATGGCCTTCGCCGTCGCCGGCCTGGTCGCCCGCGGGCCGGTCCGGATCCGGCAGGCCGACATAATGGCCGTTTCCGATCCGGGATTTCTTCGGACCCTGCGGCGATTGCAAGAAAGCGAATCATGA